A stretch of the Chlorobiota bacterium genome encodes the following:
- a CDS encoding T9SS type A sorting domain-containing protein yields the protein MKLLKFTILISIIFCFKTIFIKAQALNDSNSNNQNKIESSIEGKLCSCVSAYPNPTSGNFKIKVAYHEGEEESSFVLYNLFGIPIIDLTENLKSSRKEKLSFVEVNGLSLTSGIYLARLNKGNLAKTTKIFVIR from the coding sequence ATGAAACTTTTAAAATTTACAATATTAATATCTATAATTTTTTGTTTTAAAACTATCTTTATAAAAGCCCAAGCTTTGAATGATAGTAATTCAAATAATCAAAACAAAATTGAAAGTTCTATAGAAGGGAAATTATGTTCATGTGTTTCTGCTTACCCTAACCCAACTTCTGGTAATTTTAAAATAAAAGTAGCATATCATGAAGGTGAAGAAGAATCATCTTTTGTTTTATACAATTTATTTGGAATTCCAATTATAGATTTAACTGAGAATTTAAAATCTTCTAGAAAGGAAAAGCTTTCTTTTGTTGAAGTGAATGGATTGTCTTTAACTTCAGGAATTTATCTAGCTAGACTTAATAAAGGGAACTTAGCTAAAACTACTAAGATATTTGTGATAAGATAA
- a CDS encoding class I SAM-dependent methyltransferase — MSDKKSISDKYSEQLVTRVNELFYDSSNEDYNDEISKEMSETETNRWRNLASIFIVSDSPKKLLDIGTGTGFVPIAISDLLSESNEFVCSDLSNGMLNIAKENISRMKNNCNCKFDFVKINGDTPLKLPFDNSSFDVIMMNSVLHHIKNISNFLEEINRIIKPNGIVIIAHEPNRKFNDNLFLSLIYGLLKIFLLPKLFISEVSQLLGFNQLIKKIYYSFNKKKKEIVDSKLISINNKLISESLIDKPLDMNEIAMITDVRDSEGFYPIEIFSNFSLIHLETYQHIHLISIHYIKSKFINLIDKFLKNKFLNDGERFCAVYKKL, encoded by the coding sequence ATGTCTGATAAAAAAAGTATATCTGATAAATATAGTGAACAATTAGTAACCCGTGTAAATGAGCTCTTTTATGATTCAAGTAATGAAGATTACAATGATGAAATAAGTAAAGAAATGTCAGAAACTGAAACTAACAGATGGAGAAATCTAGCAAGTATCTTTATAGTTTCAGATTCCCCAAAAAAATTGCTTGATATTGGCACAGGTACTGGATTTGTACCAATTGCAATTTCTGATTTATTATCAGAATCAAATGAATTTGTTTGTTCAGATTTATCAAACGGAATGCTAAATATTGCAAAGGAAAACATTTCAAGAATGAAAAATAATTGTAATTGTAAATTTGATTTTGTAAAAATTAATGGTGATACTCCACTTAAACTTCCCTTTGATAACTCAAGTTTTGATGTGATAATGATGAATTCAGTACTTCATCATATTAAAAATATAAGTAACTTTCTTGAAGAGATTAATAGAATTATAAAGCCAAATGGAATTGTTATTATAGCCCATGAACCAAATAGAAAATTTAATGATAATCTTTTCTTAAGTTTAATTTATGGATTATTGAAAATATTTTTATTGCCAAAGCTTTTTATTTCTGAAGTATCTCAATTATTAGGTTTTAATCAATTAATTAAAAAAATTTATTACTCATTCAATAAAAAGAAAAAAGAAATTGTTGATTCAAAATTAATTTCAATAAATAATAAATTAATTAGTGAATCTTTAATAGACAAACCTTTAGATATGAATGAAATTGCTATGATAACGGATGTTAGGGATAGTGAAGGATTTTACCCAATAGAAATTTTCTCAAATTTTAGTTTAATTCATCTTGAAACATATCAACATATTCATTTAATTAGCATCCACTATATAAAAAGTAAATTTATAAACTTGATTGATAAATTTTTAAAAAACAAATTTTTAAATGATGGTGAAAGATTTTGTGCTGTTTACAAAAAATTATAA
- a CDS encoding ComF family protein, translated as MNYSINKILKKYASDLLDVIAPRICCSCGELLLNNELQFCNICRVSMRPSPFPDEIFSQIISYYSKDDFVIEAIFCLYLFEKESPVQKLIHTLKYDGIFNLGIELGTEIAKSITQFSIFKDINLITYVPLHKAKLRERGYNQSKFIAEGISSFLKLELAIENLHRTRNTKSQTSLNSLQRKINVECAFVADQIIFKNKIVLLCDDVLTTGATLNECAKAIMKSGAKKVFCATVAKDL; from the coding sequence ATGAATTACTCTATAAATAAAATACTTAAAAAGTATGCTTCAGATTTGTTAGATGTGATTGCACCAAGAATATGTTGTTCTTGTGGTGAGTTATTGCTAAATAATGAATTGCAATTTTGCAATATTTGTAGAGTCTCGATGAGACCTTCCCCATTTCCAGATGAGATATTTTCTCAGATTATTAGTTATTATTCCAAAGATGATTTTGTTATAGAAGCCATATTTTGTCTGTATTTATTTGAAAAAGAAAGCCCTGTTCAGAAGTTAATACATACATTAAAATATGATGGAATTTTCAATTTAGGTATAGAACTTGGTACTGAAATTGCAAAGTCAATAACACAATTTAGTATATTTAAAGATATTAATTTAATTACTTATGTTCCACTCCACAAAGCTAAACTCCGCGAGAGAGGGTATAATCAATCTAAGTTTATTGCAGAAGGGATTAGTTCTTTTCTTAAATTAGAATTAGCAATTGAGAATTTGCATAGAACAAGAAATACTAAAAGTCAGACTTCTTTAAACTCATTACAAAGAAAAATAAATGTTGAATGTGCATTTGTTGCTGATCAAATAATCTTTAAAAATAAAATAGTACTTTTATGTGATGATGTATTAACAACTGGAGCAACATTAAATGAGTGTGCAAAAGCCATTATGAAATCTGGAGCGAAAAAAGTATTTTGTGCTACCGTTGCAAAAGATTTGTAA
- a CDS encoding FTR1 family protein — MLNSFLIALREGFEIFLILAITVSYLKSSNRNWLISAVYWGFSVSVAISAYLGYQIMEATINQPKWEGILCLIAVVLVATLLYHMKKHAPKMRQEIHEKIDSSIKMVESKPRAFFGVFIFVVLMTIREGMETAFMMLSIREAPNMILGFSFGIVGAILMSIAWMKFSNLINIQKFFQVTTFFLIFFIAQLLIIAFHEFTEAGMFGASSAALHIATEPYSPDGYIGKWVSTSLVFVSMVWLLVSWLKQRSKNSQQKLNNIAISSKS, encoded by the coding sequence ATGTTAAACAGTTTTTTGATTGCACTACGAGAAGGCTTTGAAATATTTTTAATTTTAGCAATTACAGTTTCATATTTAAAGTCATCAAATAGAAATTGGCTTATTAGTGCTGTGTATTGGGGGTTTAGTGTATCTGTTGCAATATCTGCTTACCTTGGGTATCAGATAATGGAAGCAACTATTAATCAACCAAAATGGGAGGGGATTTTATGTTTAATTGCAGTTGTATTAGTTGCAACATTACTTTATCACATGAAGAAACATGCTCCTAAAATGCGCCAAGAAATTCATGAAAAAATTGACAGCTCGATTAAGATGGTAGAATCAAAACCAAGAGCATTCTTTGGTGTTTTTATATTTGTTGTGTTAATGACAATTCGTGAAGGAATGGAAACCGCTTTTATGATGCTATCTATACGTGAAGCTCCAAATATGATATTAGGATTTTCGTTCGGTATTGTAGGAGCAATTTTAATGTCAATTGCATGGATGAAATTTAGCAACTTAATTAATATTCAAAAATTCTTTCAAGTAACCACTTTTTTTCTAATTTTCTTTATTGCTCAATTGTTAATTATTGCTTTTCATGAATTTACTGAAGCTGGTATGTTTGGTGCAAGTAGTGCTGCTCTTCATATTGCAACTGAACCTTATTCACCTGATGGTTACATTGGGAAATGGGTTTCAACTTCATTAGTTTTTGTTAGTATGGTTTGGTTGTTAGTTTCTTGGTTAAAACAACGTTCAAAAAATTCTCAACAAAAATTAAATAATATTGCTATTTCATCTAAATCATAA
- a CDS encoding alginate lyase family protein, giving the protein MVRRIKFLKQSSLQRGPKHIVELLKQWIIRRRYKKNKFVKNELIIHDSTKYFQTFNKNYFSRFPLSKSNKKEFFIGTLLSLQGYDEILIDAEQFVEGKFRFFGSCVDAENGNYDWHKDYVIDKIYTKNRFDKINYLGNDLSDIKRPWELSRMYWLWWIGKAYWISGNGVWTKEFVCLIDDWQTNNPIDIGINWVMPMEVSIRGFWLTMGFGLFYGAPNINDLWWSNYLKLVYKHGEYLINNLEYFPNLTNHYISNCFGLLSLGSFFYLEDQGKIWFNEGYKRILNEIENQVLEDGVHFELSICYHRLVLEMFLISSAICKQSGNPFPDWAMKKLEKMSEFLYDYSSVDLTIPQFGDNDDGIILKVTNNQNIYDHSDTLTLAAVIFNRSDFIEKCKEFSQSALLITGTEGYELYKSLKKISENKFKNLTQKILNDDELQNIKITEPRIKLYSEGGFAILENSYFKSIFDVGVIGLHGNNDTLSFVLNSKSNQIIIDPGTYCYTSDIATRNLLRSSKAHNSPVIDNFEIAEFDGLWRVKKEIPKPITRNLSNNNCIEIESTHLGYKKYNVVIKRKLTLLEKEFTVIDEFLGDREHNSNIRFTLNENCKIEKILTNKAIISCLLDRIEFTCSEPFEITDEWYSPSYGVRVSTKGINIMIINLIPKQINYNFKII; this is encoded by the coding sequence ATGGTACGACGTATCAAATTCCTAAAGCAAAGTTCATTGCAACGAGGTCCCAAGCATATAGTCGAGCTGTTAAAACAATGGATTATCAGAAGGAGATATAAAAAAAATAAATTTGTAAAAAATGAATTAATTATTCATGACTCTACAAAGTATTTCCAAACTTTTAATAAAAATTATTTCTCAAGGTTCCCATTATCTAAATCAAACAAGAAAGAATTTTTTATAGGAACTTTATTATCTCTTCAAGGTTATGATGAAATATTGATTGATGCAGAACAATTTGTTGAGGGTAAATTTAGATTTTTTGGATCATGTGTTGATGCAGAAAATGGAAACTATGATTGGCATAAAGATTATGTGATTGATAAAATATACACGAAGAATCGCTTTGATAAAATTAATTATTTGGGAAATGATTTAAGTGATATAAAAAGACCTTGGGAATTAAGTAGAATGTACTGGTTGTGGTGGATTGGTAAGGCTTATTGGATTTCTGGAAATGGAGTTTGGACAAAGGAGTTTGTGTGTTTGATTGATGATTGGCAAACAAATAATCCAATTGATATTGGCATAAATTGGGTAATGCCAATGGAAGTATCCATACGTGGATTTTGGTTAACAATGGGGTTTGGGTTGTTTTATGGTGCACCAAATATTAATGATTTGTGGTGGAGCAATTATCTTAAATTAGTTTACAAACATGGTGAGTATTTAATAAATAACCTTGAGTATTTTCCTAATTTAACTAATCATTATATTTCTAATTGTTTTGGATTATTATCTTTAGGGAGTTTTTTCTATTTAGAAGATCAAGGTAAAATATGGTTCAATGAAGGATACAAGCGGATACTTAATGAAATTGAAAATCAAGTACTTGAAGATGGAGTACATTTTGAACTTTCAATTTGTTATCATAGGTTAGTTCTAGAAATGTTTTTAATATCTTCAGCAATTTGTAAGCAATCTGGAAACCCTTTCCCAGATTGGGCAATGAAAAAGTTAGAGAAGATGAGTGAATTTTTATATGATTATTCATCTGTTGATTTAACTATTCCTCAATTTGGTGATAATGATGATGGAATTATTTTAAAGGTAACAAATAATCAAAACATTTATGATCATTCTGATACATTAACTTTAGCAGCAGTAATTTTTAATAGAAGTGATTTTATAGAAAAATGCAAAGAATTTTCTCAATCTGCGTTATTGATCACAGGAACAGAAGGATATGAATTATATAAATCATTAAAAAAAATCTCAGAAAATAAATTTAAAAATCTCACTCAAAAAATATTGAATGATGATGAACTTCAAAATATTAAAATTACTGAACCAAGAATTAAACTTTATTCTGAAGGAGGTTTTGCAATTTTAGAAAACAGTTATTTCAAATCTATTTTTGATGTGGGTGTCATTGGTTTGCATGGGAATAATGATACCTTATCTTTTGTACTCAATTCCAAATCCAATCAAATTATAATTGATCCTGGAACATATTGCTATACATCTGATATTGCAACTAGGAATTTGTTAAGATCATCTAAAGCTCACAATTCACCAGTAATTGACAATTTTGAAATAGCTGAATTTGATGGGTTATGGAGAGTAAAAAAAGAAATACCAAAACCAATCACAAGAAATTTATCTAATAATAATTGCATAGAAATTGAATCGACTCATTTAGGTTATAAGAAATACAATGTAGTTATAAAAAGAAAATTGACTTTACTTGAAAAAGAGTTTACTGTAATAGATGAATTTTTAGGTGATAGAGAACATAATTCAAATATTAGATTCACTTTAAATGAAAATTGTAAAATTGAAAAGATTCTAACAAACAAAGCAATTATAAGTTGTTTGTTAGATAGAATTGAGTTTACTTGCAGTGAACCATTTGAAATTACAGATGAATGGTACTCACCAAGTTATGGTGTTAGAGTATCAACTAAAGGAATAAATATTATGATAATAAATCTAATTCCAAAACAGATAAATTATAACTTTAAGATTATATAA
- a CDS encoding DUF1800 family protein yields MKRRKFLTLDFENGSSKFKFSKHNYLFEKRSSAGLSEYKGDWTYTQAAHLLRRCIVGATESEIQNSVLIGLSASVDKLLTNYTVNTDYISDFIGQDAEVMPPGDRNSAEFQKWQQDQINKRERLMRWWLKIISSAPFSIQEKMSLFLADHLTVGFDSVGPGEFMYEHNNLYRKYSLGNFKEFISDGSKTSAMLRYLNGDMNFVDTKNNKVNENFSRELLELFTTGVYDLYGNQNYSQTDVYEGARALSGWVQSSSPKGQKFRSPKGQFIQQRWDNKDKMYLGKKGNWKLDEILNIIFSERSVQVSEFVCNKLYKFFVYDLSSDKNIVQELAKTFKENNWELKPVLKQLLMSEHFYDNSNIGAVHKSPLDFYIGLVRSLKLQLIPDFTEDKSVIPIRELYARLVTQGMDPFEPPNVAGWEGGRSWISVATLPARQKFVNDVMDEKLKGKNPPPGQQFPPIFYKFDAISFAKNFKDYNDIKKLSKNMALYLLNTSPSDKEYLFLYNSLLDGGVDYEWSLDDSNQKPNERIRKFLKAVATLSKYQLL; encoded by the coding sequence ATGAAAAGACGTAAATTTTTAACTTTAGATTTTGAAAATGGTTCAAGTAAATTTAAATTTTCTAAACATAATTATCTTTTTGAAAAAAGATCATCGGCAGGGCTAAGTGAATATAAAGGTGATTGGACTTATACTCAAGCAGCACATCTATTAAGGAGATGTATAGTTGGAGCTACTGAATCAGAAATCCAAAATTCTGTACTCATTGGGCTTAGTGCTTCTGTTGATAAGTTGCTAACTAATTATACAGTTAACACAGATTACATAAGTGATTTTATTGGGCAAGATGCAGAAGTTATGCCTCCAGGAGATAGGAATAGTGCTGAATTTCAAAAGTGGCAACAAGATCAAATAAACAAAAGGGAGAGATTGATGAGGTGGTGGTTAAAAATAATTTCATCAGCTCCTTTTTCTATTCAAGAAAAAATGTCACTCTTTTTGGCAGATCATTTAACTGTAGGTTTTGATTCAGTTGGTCCTGGTGAATTTATGTATGAGCATAATAATTTGTATAGAAAATATTCACTTGGGAATTTTAAAGAATTTATTTCTGATGGATCGAAAACATCTGCCATGCTTAGATATTTAAATGGAGATATGAATTTTGTTGATACTAAAAATAATAAAGTAAATGAGAATTTTTCTAGAGAATTATTAGAACTTTTTACAACTGGGGTTTACGATTTGTATGGGAATCAAAACTATTCTCAAACAGATGTATATGAAGGAGCAAGGGCTTTAAGTGGATGGGTTCAAAGCAGTAGTCCAAAAGGACAAAAATTCCGATCACCTAAAGGACAATTTATCCAACAAAGATGGGATAATAAAGACAAAATGTATTTAGGAAAAAAGGGGAATTGGAAGTTAGATGAAATATTAAATATAATATTTTCAGAAAGATCAGTTCAAGTTTCAGAATTTGTTTGTAATAAACTTTATAAGTTTTTTGTATACGATTTATCTTCTGATAAAAATATAGTTCAAGAATTAGCTAAGACATTTAAAGAAAATAATTGGGAATTAAAACCTGTTTTAAAACAACTACTAATGAGTGAACATTTTTATGATAACTCAAATATTGGTGCTGTTCACAAAAGTCCTTTGGATTTTTATATTGGTTTAGTTCGCTCATTAAAATTACAATTAATACCAGATTTTACTGAGGACAAATCTGTTATACCAATTAGGGAGCTATATGCAAGATTGGTTACTCAAGGAATGGATCCTTTTGAACCCCCTAATGTTGCGGGCTGGGAAGGGGGTCGCTCTTGGATTAGTGTCGCAACTTTACCAGCAAGACAAAAATTTGTAAATGATGTTATGGATGAAAAATTAAAAGGGAAGAACCCACCACCTGGGCAACAATTTCCACCAATATTTTATAAGTTTGATGCCATTTCTTTTGCTAAGAATTTTAAAGATTATAATGATATAAAAAAATTATCAAAAAATATGGCACTCTATTTATTGAATACTTCACCAAGCGATAAAGAGTATTTATTTCTCTATAATTCATTGTTAGATGGTGGTGTAGATTATGAATGGAGCTTAGATGATTCAAATCAAAAGCCAAATGAAAGAATAAGAAAATTCTTAAAAGCAGTAGCAACTTTGTCCAAATATCAATTATTATAA
- a CDS encoding fibronectin type III domain-containing protein — MKIKNTILSVLITVLASGMFFAACNENPIDPGTSGAPSVPTGLMAVSKSASVVSLKWSSTSDTGVVTYKISWKSAVDSGATTATSTTADATNLKAGEYVFSVVAVRNGISSSAASIMWAGATRYSNDAGSTGETIKIYEFSSSKGSAITLDPSKQGPKNQSTKVTNPKIGDVQFGAYISGTSDFQIGVAKMLSQFQGTSSFDSNVVASDSIYASTGLDSWFMDKDLSKLTYSKKVYTLNQMQTGGRVFVVRTGATSGDQHYAKIYVKPDASGNLVQGSAPERYVELVISYQGEKNLPYAKR, encoded by the coding sequence ATGAAAATTAAAAACACAATCTTATCTGTATTAATTACAGTATTAGCAAGCGGTATGTTTTTCGCTGCTTGTAACGAGAACCCAATTGATCCAGGTACATCTGGTGCACCTTCAGTTCCAACTGGTTTGATGGCTGTTTCTAAAAGTGCAAGTGTAGTTTCTTTGAAATGGTCTTCTACAAGTGATACTGGAGTTGTAACTTACAAAATATCATGGAAATCAGCTGTAGATTCAGGTGCAACAACAGCTACATCAACAACTGCTGACGCAACTAATTTAAAAGCTGGTGAATATGTATTTTCAGTAGTTGCTGTTCGTAATGGAATTTCTTCTTCTGCAGCTTCAATAATGTGGGCAGGAGCAACTCGTTATTCTAATGATGCTGGATCTACTGGTGAAACAATTAAAATTTATGAATTTTCTTCATCAAAAGGAAGTGCTATAACACTTGATCCTTCAAAGCAAGGTCCTAAAAATCAAAGCACAAAAGTAACAAATCCTAAAATTGGAGATGTTCAATTCGGAGCATACATTTCAGGAACATCTGATTTCCAAATTGGAGTTGCTAAAATGCTTAGTCAGTTCCAAGGAACAAGTTCTTTTGATTCAAATGTTGTAGCTTCTGATTCAATTTATGCTTCAACAGGACTTGATAGCTGGTTTATGGACAAAGATTTATCTAAACTTACTTATTCTAAGAAAGTTTATACTTTAAATCAAATGCAAACTGGTGGAAGAGTTTTCGTTGTTCGTACTGGAGCTACTTCAGGCGACCAACATTATGCAAAAATCTATGTTAAACCAGATGCTTCAGGAAATCTTGTTCAAGGTTCTGCCCCTGAAAGATATGTTGAATTAGTAATATCTTATCAAGGAGAAAAGAATTTACCTTATGCAAAAAGATAA
- a CDS encoding cob(I)yrinic acid a,c-diamide adenosyltransferase has product MKIYTKTGDNGTTGLFGGKRVSKNHIRIEAYGTIDELNSNIGFVRTFSPSEKTDIILNTIQNDLFVIGADLATPNKLEIKNSTFHMISSKEIEFLEICIDEFETQLPQLKNFILPGGSKCGAFLHISRTVARRVERLIVTLKENDDTINSLNIVYLNRISDLLFVMARYENYINEVSEYEWIKNK; this is encoded by the coding sequence ATTAAGATTTATACAAAAACTGGTGATAATGGAACAACAGGTTTGTTTGGAGGTAAAAGGGTTAGTAAAAACCATATCAGAATTGAGGCTTATGGAACTATTGACGAACTTAATAGTAATATAGGATTTGTTAGAACTTTCTCACCTTCTGAAAAAACTGATATCATATTAAATACAATTCAAAATGATTTATTTGTAATTGGTGCTGATTTGGCTACTCCGAACAAATTGGAGATTAAAAATTCAACATTCCATATGATCTCATCTAAAGAGATTGAATTCCTTGAGATATGTATAGATGAATTTGAAACTCAGTTACCCCAATTAAAAAATTTCATTTTACCAGGTGGTAGTAAATGTGGTGCATTTTTACATATATCAAGAACAGTTGCAAGAAGAGTTGAAAGGTTGATAGTAACATTGAAAGAAAATGATGATACAATTAATTCATTAAATATAGTTTATTTAAACAGAATCAGTGATTTGTTGTTTGTTATGGCAAGGTATGAAAATTATATAAACGAAGTAAGTGAATATGAATGGATTAAAAACAAATAA
- a CDS encoding TIGR00282 family metallophosphoesterase: MIETIRIMFIGDVVGEPGLDIVKKELPNLIIENNIQFTIVNGENVYDGKGIRQSDADAIFKAGADVITSGNHIWEKWQSKDVLSNNNKVLRPMNYPAGNAGNGFVIAQLRNSDDKIGVINVQGRTFMQSIDCPFKSADWAINKILQQDVKVIFVDMHAEATAEKISLSWHLEGRATAVVGTHTHVQTNDGRILPGGTAALTDAGMTGSYDSVIGMKKDPAIKRFVTQTPHKFEVATEDLHIAVVIVEADTQTGNAISIDNFIYPELKKF; the protein is encoded by the coding sequence ATGATTGAAACTATTAGAATTATGTTTATAGGTGACGTAGTTGGGGAGCCTGGATTGGATATTGTTAAAAAAGAACTCCCAAATTTAATCATTGAAAATAACATCCAATTCACTATTGTAAATGGTGAAAACGTCTATGATGGTAAAGGAATTAGGCAAAGCGATGCAGATGCAATATTTAAGGCAGGTGCTGATGTTATAACAAGTGGGAATCATATTTGGGAGAAATGGCAATCAAAGGATGTTCTATCAAATAATAATAAAGTTTTAAGACCAATGAATTATCCAGCGGGAAATGCTGGGAATGGGTTTGTAATTGCTCAACTCCGTAATAGTGATGATAAAATTGGTGTAATTAATGTTCAAGGCAGAACCTTCATGCAGTCTATTGATTGTCCTTTTAAATCAGCAGATTGGGCTATTAATAAAATTCTACAACAAGATGTAAAAGTAATATTCGTTGATATGCACGCTGAGGCAACAGCTGAAAAAATATCTCTTAGTTGGCATCTTGAAGGAAGAGCTACAGCAGTTGTTGGCACACACACTCATGTTCAAACTAATGATGGTAGAATTCTACCTGGAGGAACAGCTGCTTTAACTGATGCTGGAATGACTGGTAGTTATGATTCTGTTATTGGAATGAAAAAAGATCCTGCAATTAAAAGATTTGTAACACAAACCCCTCATAAATTTGAAGTTGCAACCGAAGATTTACATATTGCAGTTGTTATTGTTGAAGCTGATACTCAAACTGGGAATGCAATTAGTATCGATAATTTTATTTACCCAGAACTTAAAAAATTTTAA